DNA from Gouania willdenowi chromosome 15, fGouWil2.1, whole genome shotgun sequence:
TGAAAACTGTCTGAGAGAATGCAAAATCCAACTGTGGATAAAGGAGAGGTAATTCCAGTGTGAAGATAAAGCCTAAAACTGCTCAAAGCGTCTGCATATATCTCTGAACCGTTAAGTCTTATTGTAAACGAGCAGCGAGCAAAGAAGCAGGCAGTCCTGTTCACGGAAAAATTGGTTTATCACGAAAACTAACTGTGTGAAATCCTCAGCCTGGTTACAAAACTCTGTGTTTAAAGGATAAACGAGCAATAAACTCCACGGTATCGTAGGACGGACAGACGGACGGTAGCTGCTCGTCATTCCGACATCCTCCACCAAGCTTTGCTTTGCTTCctgcagggggcggggcttaaagTCACCTGGTATCAAAGGGCGGCCACGCGCTAATCCGCTGTTTGCAcgagtctgtctgtctgctgtCCAtcctctgtttgtttgtttttcatcatgactgatttgaatttatttcaaaaaaatagaaataaataaatgaccagaCTAATGTCAGTGGTTTACAGTCACATTCCCCAAAACATCAATTATCTGTAACAAGATAATAATCTAACACAATCATTGGATTCAGACTGGAAAATATGATCATGCAAAAGTAACTTTTTGGCTTTTGCACCAAATATCTGTCCAGCAGCTCCTAAAAAAGTAGGTTAGGAGGAAGAAATAGGTCAAATTCAGTATTGGAGGCTTGTAAAGATTTAATGGATAATCTCTAAATCAGATATGGACAACTTTGATCACAGTCTAATCCAAGGGGCACATTATCATtatactattttttattttatttattcagtttatttccgacatggttacattcacttttttttttttttttttttccattttttttttttctttttctatcaATACtcatttcaacatttataaTAACTAATCTAAACATTATTTCAGGAAAGGACATAAGTAGGAGTTGGTGTGTTTatagtcatttttatatatttctattgttatttttgtgtatttttctgtctgtttgtgcctttttgttatgctgtgtgtttttggagacattttgtgtatttttgctgttttatgtatatttctgtcattttgtgggggCGGCACAAACTTAGACAGAGAGCCACATGTGAAtttatagtatttttttatttatttatttatttaagtaaaACATTGTGGtgtaataatttcaggaaaactgcagtatttttgaaaaaaatgttgagttctttgaacaatgcGATCATGTGAGAACATGGAAGAACTATTGTGGAGTTTaactgaatttgtgtatttggatttctacaactgaattagttggtaatttacacaatgattcatgttttcattttgtattcacaatttcatttatttcattcatgcaTACAAATATGACTTAGCACTCCATCAACACATGtatgttatttaaaacaatatataaacgAAACCAACGGAAAGTTTTACAgagtttagatgtttttttttttgtttttttgtgattttaattcATGTTACTTCGCTAAAATAAACTGCAGCTACTCTGAGCCTTGACGATAAATATGTGAACTCATATTATTGCACCAAAAAATGTcatctttcctttttttcatcAGTAGATATAGTTATCTGCCACACATAGTGGTTTTTAAATGGGAAATTCAGAATGATCAAATGAATACAGCAGCATTAtaaccactagagggcagactTTACACTGTTATTTTCTACAAAAATGACCAgtgaggatgaaaaaaaaaaaaaaaaaaaaaggagggagGAAGAAGTCTAACCACATGTTGTCTCTGACCTGTAAATCAATGTGTGGACAAGTTCCAGCTATTGTCTAATAAAATGCACTTCACTTTCAAATATCATCATATCTCTGCTTCTTTCACACACGCTGATGCTCTTTAGCTTCAGTGACAGAATGTTATAACCAACAAGAGtccaaaaaatgtgaaataggAGAGAAAAGTTGAATATCTTGATTTGATTAAATAGGACAGTTATATGTCTGACATTCTTACAGGAGCGAAAGAGAAAGGTGAAGTTTATCAAGGAGGGAAAAGGACCTTGAATAAGGGAATGCCAACGAGGAAAAGGACTGACAGAGAACTGGTAAGATGCTTTTCTTTTAGCAgcagatgaaagaaaaatatgcaaagcaCTGTATTCTGTAATGATTTCCACAACTGACACCAGAGGTTTATTTCTGAGTAACCCAGAGTTTTCCTTTACAATGTAAAATTAGCTTATTTGATTTTCTATCTACTGTTGTTCCCTTTTTACATTATGGTAATGTTACTCATTGACAGTGAATTAAAAAATGATGTACTGAATTACTGATCATAACTGTGACAAACTCATTTATATTTACCCTTTCATGTAAAGAAATGTTTTAGCAGTTGTTTACTTGAAGCAGTTTTCTCATATTTTGCATTAAAGAAGagttttcttgaaaaaaatccatttttttcttcattattacAGTTCTGTGGATGTCATGACCATGGAATGTAACGTGACGTTGGCTTTGTTTGTCCTCCTTAGTTTTTACACTTGTACAGCTATGgtaagttacatttttttttttacttgtcagtaactcagaattttactttattgtgaaaattagaacaaaaatgtggaaaatgcattaaaaaaaaaaagcagacaaaATATTATTCTTGTGATGTAAGACTACATTGTGCATTAAACATAACGTGAATTTCCTCCTCCTGTGTTGGTTTTATGTGTTTGAGTGTCATTAGAACACTTTTGTCAGTCGTAAACCAGCAACTGTTTTGCTAAAGGAAGTGCAGCTTTACTCTCAACTCACCTGTTTCACATTTGATCTGATTTTGAAGGCAGATGTGGTTTGGCTTGAAGTACaaagtgttttaatgttttcagaCTGGGGTGAATATGAGGCAGAGTGCAGGGCATTTTCATTGTGGTTTcataagctgtgtgtgtgtgtgtgtgtgtgtgtgtgtgtgtgtgtgtgtgtgtgtgtgtgtgtgtgtgtgtgtgtgtgtgtgtgtgtgtgtgtgtgtgtgtgttctgtttaAATGCATTGTGTTCTTACCTTGGGGGGGCTGACATTTAGTATCAGAAAGAGAAAGGATTAGCTCATGCCACctgtaacaataaaaacagatgaGCATCAGCTTTCAATATAGAGCAGATCAATcaaaggttgtgtgtgtgtgtgtgtgtgtgtgtgtgtgtgtgtgtgtgtgtgtgtgtgtgtgtgtgtcagggaggCAGAGCCCTGCGCAGACAGAGAGAAGCAGAAGAAAGACTGAGACCTTACATTGGCAGAGTAAAGCCAGGTAAAAACTGTGTATCAGTATGTATTTCACGTACAGTAAATAGATTTCATTGAGTGGGGAATGAAAAAAATGTCCTAAAACTATGTGGAATCAATCAAGACACGTGCACTTCTGTGAGATAAGCATAGAAACTAGGgatgagtattggcaaggatgttgcaatacgatgcGTATCGCGATACAATGTTATCGCGATATCacgacccctcacaccctgcacacaatctgttcaaactcctcccctccgtcagacgctacagatcagtgtacgccaaaactacccgccataaaaacagtttcttcccccaggctgtcactctgatcaacgctagacagtcaaagagtgtcagacctgtttctgtgaaataaccctggaactaaacatgtaataaccctggatcaatctgtcactgagaatgttcatgtacatactatttaatttaaatattcacctgcactactcatcactgcactactgcactattatcttattattattattattattattattattattattattattattagtagtagtagtagtagtagtagtagtagtagtagtagtatttttattattatcttatcttgttatggttatcttgttatattattttatttagttttgcacacattagtctaactactgtttatatttatgtttatatattttttttctagttaattgttattttttaatgtttacattattagagagagcacagttcaccaagtcaaattcctcgtgtgtataacatacattacatggccaataaattctattctattctattgagATATTCTACCCATGAATATCAATATTAAACGtaaagatgaaaaatcaagttgatGTATCTGTTCATCAtaagatattgatcatttatCTCTTCTCCTCTTTCAGAAAAGCTTTGTGAGCTGCTGAAATGCCTCAGGCCTAAAGGTTCTTGGTGCCAGGTTGTTGAAGAAAACACGCTCCTTGTCCCCAAATGTGTTTGTCCACAGTCCTGTCCACGGTAAATACCTCACACAGCCTGTGATACCTTATAAATCTAAAGAATACAAACAATAACGTGGGCACATTGCAATAAACCTCCTCAGTTTTCCTTCTGTGCACTGGTTCATGTCAACAGGCAGAGGGATCCAGTGTGCAGTGTTCTGGGAAAAACCTACGGGAATGAGTGTTTGCTTCATAAAGAGGCCTGTAGAAAGAGACGGAGCATCCTGCTGGCTCACACAGGAGCCTGTCtgagtaaacacacacaaatgcaaccATTGGTTAATATTACACAGAATTACCAAGGCTTACTGTAGGGGTTCAAACGGGCTCTGCTGTGCTCCTTCATGCAGTTCCAAAGACTGTGTGCACTGTGGAGGAGTTGGACCAGTTCCCATACCGTCTCCTGGACTGGTTTCTGCTCATTAGTCGAATGGAATCAGAATCCCACACACCTGTCCCTCCCCCACAGAGCTGCCTTAGCCACGCCCAGAGGACTCACCTGGCCCAGGTAGCTCAAGCTAGCAACACAATTAGCATCACATATAAAATCAAAACATTTGTCATTCTGTCCAAAAATCGGTGTCAATTTTGACatcatattttgttttagttttagttagtattttggctaaaatgcaacttaagCCCTATTCGCTCAGGATTAGtattacctagggaccacatgtaataaataaatgaccacccccaacgtctgctttttatgtggcgcattcgcacggaataaccgaagcctgagattttgctgaaatttacggacatctaaaaaacgtgaaacagtgtgctccagcagcagacctcagctcatcgcttgtattgtgtagaaacttcgttgtctcatgtctcattcagcagtaagtaaacaataaaatttACCATCATATATGTTCAAAAATacgaccaaaaactctgttttaactctgtcagcggtgacgcgctttcagtgtgatctcgtgcatgcgaggggtcgagaacAAGCAGgaagacagggagacgtgattggttgcATTGGTTGGAGTTATtaaaggtttacagctgctacagttgagataagatcttaatttctgtcaggacatgaagacaatttgaaccaaaaacttaaaaagtgtgtctggagaaaatcgcctaccccaGCTTTAAAACACACTCAGTCTATACGATAAattctccaaagaacaatctatgctacgcTAACTACCTATTGAACACTCACTATAGCTctttattcacaattctctcaatccaaccaactcaccacagattgtagagtctACAGATGCTATTTTAcaggaggggcggagctaacagtgatgtaagaagccaccaaaacatcacaaactcaTTCTCAGCCAATGGCAAAAGTTGATTGTAATAACTAGGCTTTAACCCATAgtgggcagtcactcttacatttgtACAACAAAATAAGCCAAATGGAAATAATTGGactaaaatgttaagagttggacaagattcaatcaacaacactacttcataccaaatacatttggtgtcagcagaaaaaaatggttttgggtttcagttactctttaaagtctAGCTTTAAATGACAATAAGATTCTGTCAGCTAAATCTGTTACATATAGTCGACTTAAATATACAGCATGTGAGTTtatttaaagattcaattagcatcgatcaacctgatatgagatagtattaatatttgtaattcCAGACAGATTTAATGTGTAAGACCACATCACGAGTACTGGTTGGATTTCattccatgtgacaaaattatccttttgtttttattccatatttaactatagtttttttttttttttttttgattagtcacattctagttattgtcacttaaaaaatttaagtcgacgaaaactatgatgaaaattttTAAGTctacaaaataaacactgcCGATAATTTGTGTTTGCAACTATTTTGCTGCAAAATGTCACAGGAGCGTTCAGCATTTGTTGTAATTCAATCCTCGTCTCTTTCAATAGGTGGCAGTAGAtaacacaataatgtaaatcGTGGTGGTGTAAATAACTTGTTTAGTGGCTCACAAAAGCAGCTGTATTAGGAAGCTATAAGTGGAAGGAGAAGATACTGTCGGATCATTTTCCATGCTAGCGTAACCCAACACTCAGTatgaagttgttttttcacaccgGACTCCATCATGCAAAATGCCCCATTGCCCTTTTCAGTGAGTGATCGATGTTAACAACCCACTGTAAGTGGTGAGCTCTCATGTTGCTTGTGGTGAAGTCGTCCACAGAAAGAGACAGATACTGTGAAGAACACTGTGTAAAAATAGGACTTGGGTCAATATGAGCTGAATTATTCAATACAGTGGTGACTAAAGGCATAACTTAATATCCTCTCCCTTGACCTCTGGtcctgaaattaaataaataaaataaatacatttttacgaTGATTTAAAGCTAATACGCTATTTTCAAATGAGACACTTCTCTTTTTATGCAGCAATATGCAGCTGGCCTGATCTTCAGCCTTATGATGGGTCCTAAGAGCAATACATACTCTAATAATAATATGCGCATAATTAAGATCTGGTTGAAGAAGCATGTATTTCATCTGACAATTTAGACTTGAAAATAAGAGAACTAGTAATGCTAGTTATCTCCAAACTTTCCTGAAGTTCTGTAAAGTCAGCTCTCTCCACAATCAGCAGCCCCATCTTATATTAACCCAGCATAATGTATATAGTACAGATCTAgtgtgtgttaaaatgtaagaagtCATGAGAACATCTTAAGTAAATATACTTCCCACAAATATCCATGGAATTTATTCTAAATATGAAATTATTAAGCAAAACAGAACAAACGTGTTGTTTTCCGGATGGTGGATCATCAATTATCTCTAATGCTGTCCACACTAACCTTTTAGTGTTTCATTGATAAAAGATTTGATTCTAGCTCCACAGATATATTATTGTTCAGTGACTGAAAGTCTTCATAATATTTAAGAAAAGGATAAATGAATTTGAGAATAGTAtatataatactgtatattgtgttgtATATGTTGGTCTTTAGATAGAATAAAAATCTTAGATTTGTCAAATTTTTAcaaaaagcacttttcatacataaaatacagctCAACGTGCTTTTATAAGGTTAAAAAGTATCCACCCCTTACAAACCcagtccaccacacacagacacataggttaaaataaagacaatggCATATGGTCCATCCAAAGTATTGGGGCATCACAAAAAATAGTACAAACAACCTAAAGATTGCAGATCATTTATTAAAGTGTAAATCATCCACTAGCTGCCTCTATATGACAAAGTGAAGACCTGatccatatttacatttattgtgggcaaaaaaaagacaaacacccatcagaaacaatgttttcatttggaTCATATTCTTCTTggttatgtatttttctctatttttcttttaagcAAAGCTTCACCTTATTGGACAAGAACAAAGATGGGAAGTTGAGCCGCAGGGACCTGAAGAAGCTTCATTATAAGAGGATGCCGCTGGAGCACTGCGCAACGTTGTTCTTTCAGTCAGTCTCACTCTCACCTAAATCAACACATGATGTATTACCTTAAGATTCACAATAATTCAACTTTTTCCACCCTTGACCCCATGCAGCAACATAAGTGTTTTACTCATGTGACTCATTCTGGATGATGGGACGTGATCTAAACGCTCCATGAAGAAGGTGGCAAAGGCTAGTGTTGTTGACCGTATCATGACTTTATGCTAAACAAAGGAAATCACTCATGTAGactttggctgtgtttgaaatactatacactacacactcaatgagtatatattgtctactatatactaataATATGATTCGTATGGTGACCGTACCCACTGAagtattcaattcaattcaactttatttatatagcgtaaatgacaacaaaatcatctcaaagCAAATGAAAGAACTCagcaagatccacatgaacaatcaTTGAATGACAGTGGAGAGAAAGTTtttctgcctcgactggttggggtttagtgaacagaaggacgaacagaacaggatagaaggatagaccatcagagtgttccagactggttgagccatgaaccattgatcaggaactgccagcaaCAGCAttaagacacctgaaacagaaaagagagagagcgaggagaaggcacagactgcagaaaaacatgatacactcgttcctagtgatTAGGTTAATAAACATCTTGTGGCCTccaccatgctctgaaatgctaccactacagatgaggttttgtcttgtactggGCGCACGTAGTGACCCCAGCGATCACTACAGAGGAGACCTTGTCCGCTTTAAATTATTGCAATTATACGCTTTAGTAGGTTGTGAATGTAACGGTCTCTCGCaatggtctgaggtgttgaccatttatgtgtaatggtctgtgattgtgaccaaaacAATGACACCATGTCcgttttaggttattgctattatatgatatatgctttagcaaataagtgggttttgagcttatttttaaaggtggagagagtagcagcctcccgtacaaagactgggagctggttccaaaggcgaggagtcTGGTAGCTGAGCGCTCCGCCTCCTCTtgtacttctagacactttacgaacttccagaagaccagcaaactgagagcagagtgttctgcccggacaatagggcactaacaggtctctacgatatacaggagcttaatcatgtagagctttgtatgctaacaggaggatgttaaactttattctagattttacagtgtacttctaagtttcccaagatgcatttcaaacttaCAATGAGAAAAATCTGAAGCACGCTGAGGCTAAATAGCTCCATTGATTgaccacctttgaaagttctgaaaacattttaagcaagaaagtgaccaagtagaatagcAACATGTGGTCGGTTTGATCCAAAATACTTGCGGAAAACACATCTCATtctgacatttctgagattttttgagacccttcattgtgctactgacaaaacttcaaaacaagagccatatttacaaaag
Protein-coding regions in this window:
- the sparcl2 gene encoding SPARC-like protein 1 gives rise to the protein MTMECNVTLALFVLLSFYTCTAMGGRALRRQREAEERLRPYIGRVKPEKLCELLKCLRPKGSWCQVVEENTLLVPKCVCPQSCPRQRDPVCSVLGKTYGNECLLHKEACRKRRSILLAHTGACLIPKTVCTVEELDQFPYRLLDWFLLISRMESESHTPVPPPQSCLSHAQRTHLAQQSFTLLDKNKDGKLSRRDLKKLHYKRMPLEHCATLFFQSCDRDRNRKVTLREWISCLVDRSEDWFYKFMSMKMASQKLCPALRENYI